A section of the Methanobrevibacter thaueri genome encodes:
- the porC gene encoding pyruvate synthase subunit PorC produces MIEIRFHGRGGQGSVTAAEILAKAAFKDGKYVQAFPFFGVERRGAPVMAFTRIDDKPIEMRYQIYNPDYVLVLDDGLLNVVDVFSGIKDNTEVIINTTEFEGSGEHKVHDIDATGIALDMLGRNIVNTIILGYFAKKTQVVSIESLVEVIKETFPGKIGELNAEATQKAYEMG; encoded by the coding sequence ATGATTGAAATTCGTTTTCATGGTAGAGGTGGACAAGGTTCCGTAACTGCTGCTGAGATTTTGGCAAAAGCAGCATTCAAAGACGGCAAGTATGTTCAAGCTTTCCCATTCTTTGGAGTAGAACGTAGGGGAGCTCCAGTTATGGCTTTTACTAGAATTGATGACAAACCAATTGAAATGAGATATCAAATCTATAATCCAGACTATGTATTAGTGTTAGATGATGGATTGTTAAATGTGGTAGATGTATTTTCCGGAATTAAAGATAATACTGAAGTTATTATCAACACTACCGAATTTGAAGGCAGTGGAGAACACAAGGTACACGATATTGACGCAACTGGAATTGCGCTTGATATGTTAGGACGTAACATTGTAAACACAATTATCTTAGGATATTTTGCTAAAAAGACCCAAGTTGTAAGTATTGAATCACTCGTGGAAGTGATTAAGGAAACCTTCCCTGGAAAAATAGGAGAGTTAAATGCGGAAGCTACTCAAAAAGCTTACGAAATGGGATAA
- the porD gene encoding pyruvate synthase subunit PorD: MVNIGCVIKTPGNTKNNKTGSWRTFKPILDKESCIDCDNCILFCPDSCINKQHDIDYDYCKGCGICAHECPSDSIEMIKE; the protein is encoded by the coding sequence ATGGTAAATATAGGATGCGTTATTAAAACACCTGGAAATACTAAAAATAATAAAACCGGAAGCTGGAGAACTTTCAAACCTATTCTAGACAAAGAATCATGTATTGATTGTGACAATTGTATTTTATTCTGTCCAGATTCCTGTATAAACAAACAACATGATATTGATTACGATTACTGTAAAGGATGTGGAATTTGCGCACACGAATGTCCTTCAGATTCAATCGAGATGATAAAAGAATAA
- the porA gene encoding pyruvate synthase subunit PorA, whose translation MVKEVMTSNKAVAEAVRLAKPKVIPVYPITPQTTISEYLAQYVADEKIDAKYVKVESEHSAISAAVGASGAGVRVFTATSSQGLMLMHEILYAAAGMRTPFVLADANRAISAPLNIWNDQQDSIAQRDAGWLQIYVENAQEALDTTLMAYKVSENPDVLLPSMVCLDGFILTHTVEPVEIPEEEDVDKFLPPYVPDHAFLDPKQPMSIGNFADPEYYMEARHDMEVAMDNSVEIIQKTCDEFAEIFGRQYGLVEPYKTDDAEIIYVAMGSICSSIRVIVDQLREKGEKVGLLKIRAYRPFPTEAINEVIKDCEKIAVVDKNFSFGIGGALYADMKVKFDKEIYGFITGLGGRDITPEALTEIYEKTKNGPEKAVTWIGLKEE comes from the coding sequence ATGGTAAAAGAAGTAATGACCTCAAACAAAGCAGTTGCAGAAGCTGTAAGATTAGCAAAACCAAAAGTTATTCCTGTTTATCCAATTACTCCACAAACTACAATTTCAGAATACTTAGCTCAATATGTAGCTGACGAAAAAATTGACGCTAAATATGTTAAAGTAGAATCAGAACACAGTGCAATAAGTGCTGCAGTGGGAGCAAGCGGTGCTGGAGTAAGAGTATTTACAGCAACATCCTCACAAGGATTAATGTTAATGCACGAAATTTTATATGCAGCAGCAGGTATGAGAACACCTTTCGTTCTGGCTGATGCAAACAGGGCAATTTCCGCACCATTAAACATTTGGAACGATCAGCAAGACTCCATTGCACAAAGAGACGCAGGATGGTTACAAATTTATGTTGAAAATGCACAAGAAGCATTGGACACTACCTTAATGGCTTATAAAGTTTCAGAAAACCCTGATGTATTATTACCTTCAATGGTATGTTTAGATGGATTTATCTTAACCCACACAGTTGAACCTGTTGAAATTCCTGAAGAGGAAGATGTAGACAAGTTCCTACCTCCATATGTACCGGACCATGCTTTCCTTGATCCAAAACAACCAATGTCAATTGGTAACTTTGCAGATCCGGAATACTACATGGAAGCAAGACATGATATGGAAGTTGCAATGGACAACTCCGTTGAAATCATTCAAAAGACATGCGATGAATTTGCTGAAATCTTCGGAAGACAATATGGCCTTGTTGAACCATACAAAACCGATGACGCAGAAATCATATATGTTGCAATGGGTTCCATCTGCAGTAGTATCAGAGTTATCGTAGACCAATTAAGAGAAAAAGGAGAAAAAGTTGGTTTACTTAAAATCAGAGCATACAGACCGTTCCCAACAGAAGCAATCAATGAAGTCATCAAAGACTGCGAAAAAATTGCAGTTGTTGACAAAAACTTCTCATTCGGAATCGGCGGAGCGCTCTATGCAGACATGAAAGTTAAATTTGACAAAGAGATTTACGGATTCATTACTGGTTTAGGTGGAAGGGACATCACTCCAGAAGCACTAACCGAGATTTATGAAAAAACCAAAAATGGTCCTGAAAAAGCAGTCACATGGATTGGACTTAAGGAGGAATAA
- the porB gene encoding pyruvate synthase subunit PorB: MVDIPDKNLLAPGHRGCAGCGASIAVKLALNALGENTVAVSATGCLEVMTTPYPETAWEIPFIHVAFENSGAVASGVESALRIQGKDDVNVVAFGGDGGTVDIGLQSLSGAMERGHNMTYICYDNEAYMNTGIQRSGATPYGASTTTSPSGVASFGEDKPKKNMPMIMAAHGIPYVATASIAYPEDYVNKVKKAAETKGPAYIHLQQPCTTGWGFPSEKTIEMGRLAVETGSWILYEIVDGKFEITYRPEERKPVKEYLAPQKRFRHLNDEIVEKIQKYVDAECKELGL; the protein is encoded by the coding sequence ATGGTGGACATTCCTGATAAAAATTTATTAGCACCAGGACACAGAGGATGTGCTGGTTGTGGAGCATCTATTGCTGTTAAACTAGCTTTAAACGCATTAGGTGAAAATACCGTAGCTGTTTCTGCTACAGGTTGTCTTGAAGTTATGACTACACCATACCCAGAAACCGCATGGGAAATTCCATTCATTCACGTAGCATTCGAAAACTCCGGTGCAGTTGCATCCGGTGTTGAAAGTGCACTTAGAATTCAAGGAAAAGACGACGTTAATGTAGTTGCTTTCGGTGGTGACGGAGGAACTGTAGATATCGGTCTGCAATCCTTATCCGGAGCTATGGAAAGAGGACACAACATGACATACATCTGTTATGACAACGAAGCATACATGAACACAGGTATTCAAAGAAGTGGGGCTACCCCATATGGTGCAAGCACTACTACTTCACCAAGCGGTGTAGCAAGTTTCGGTGAAGACAAACCTAAGAAAAACATGCCTATGATTATGGCTGCACACGGAATACCATACGTTGCAACCGCTTCAATCGCATATCCTGAAGATTATGTCAACAAAGTCAAAAAGGCTGCAGAAACCAAAGGTCCTGCATACATCCACTTGCAACAACCATGTACAACCGGTTGGGGATTCCCTTCAGAAAAGACAATCGAAATGGGTAGATTGGCTGTAGAAACTGGATCCTGGATTTTATATGAAATTGTGGACGGCAAATTCGAAATCACATACAGGCCTGAAGAAAGAAAACCTGTTAAAGAATACTTGGCTCCACAAAAAAGATTCAGACACTTGAACGATGAAATCGTTGAAAAAATCCAAAAATATGTTGACGCAGAGTGTAAAGAACTAGGCTTATAA
- a CDS encoding 4Fe-4S dicluster domain-containing protein, with product MESIVVNSNLCDGCLNCSNMCASIHSASRIKIIEYDSSFYSIVCQHCESAPCIKICPTEAITDEGVDTEKCIGCGLCVMVCPFGAMTFQSKVAEKCDLCADREEGPACIKACTKRAITVADPEKVKAKNQEKYLAKMAGLYEPDSSKGGFVHVITSQARARLVLDE from the coding sequence ATGGAAAGTATTGTTGTAAACAGCAATTTATGTGACGGATGCCTCAACTGTTCAAATATGTGTGCATCAATCCATAGTGCTAGCAGAATAAAAATTATAGAATATGATTCTTCCTTTTATTCCATTGTATGCCAACATTGTGAAAGCGCACCATGTATAAAAATCTGTCCGACCGAAGCAATAACCGACGAAGGCGTCGATACGGAAAAATGTATCGGCTGCGGATTATGTGTAATGGTCTGTCCATTCGGTGCAATGACTTTCCAATCAAAAGTTGCTGAAAAATGTGACCTCTGTGCTGACAGAGAAGAAGGACCTGCATGTATCAAAGCATGTACCAAAAGGGCTATTACTGTTGCTGATCCTGAAAAGGTCAAAGCCAAAAACCAAGAGAAATACTTGGCCAAGATGGCAGGATTATACGAACCTGATAGCTCAAAAGGCGGCTTTGTCCATGTGATAACAAGTCAAGCAAGAGCAAGACTTGTTTTGGATGAATAG
- a CDS encoding 4Fe-4S binding protein, which yields MNSKIMFKSGNCTECTTCGSCQQTPNVDTPTLFCMNCQPSEAPCLLACKENAIEVLGGAITINGEKCTRCGDCVEVCPIGVIKI from the coding sequence ATGAATAGTAAAATTATGTTTAAATCAGGAAACTGTACTGAATGTACAACCTGTGGAAGTTGTCAACAAACACCAAATGTTGACACTCCAACCTTATTTTGTATGAATTGCCAACCATCGGAAGCACCATGCCTATTGGCCTGTAAGGAGAATGCCATTGAGGTATTGGGCGGAGCCATCACAATCAACGGTGAAAAGTGCACCAGGTGTGGGGACTGCGTTGAAGTATGTCCAATTGGTGTAATAAAAATTTAA
- a CDS encoding fumarate hydratase, translating into MITKDVIKDTVYELYKQAVIVLGDDVKKSLEDALKIEEHDLARLNIEAILKNIELAEEKGIPMCQDTGLPVVFVKLGNVEVENLREGIEEGIKKATKEIPIRPNIVDPLTRENTNVNVGDYIPPIDIELIDEDYLEITILPKGFGSENNNALKMALPAEGIEGIKEFVVESVLKAKGKPCPPTVVGVGIGGTSDLCLKLGKKALLGKVGERNPDPEIAKLEQEILDEINASGIGPMGLGGKTTTLDVKILKAHTHTAGLPIGVCIQCWADRHATTKIYDD; encoded by the coding sequence TTGATTACTAAAGATGTTATTAAGGATACCGTTTATGAACTTTACAAACAGGCCGTTATCGTCCTTGGTGATGATGTGAAAAAATCACTTGAAGATGCGCTTAAAATTGAGGAACATGACCTTGCAAGGCTGAATATTGAAGCTATCTTGAAAAATATCGAACTTGCAGAAGAAAAGGGAATTCCGATGTGTCAGGATACAGGTTTGCCTGTTGTTTTTGTCAAGTTGGGTAATGTTGAAGTTGAAAATTTACGTGAAGGAATCGAAGAGGGAATCAAAAAGGCCACAAAGGAAATCCCAATCAGGCCAAACATAGTCGATCCGCTGACACGTGAAAACACAAACGTCAATGTTGGAGACTACATCCCTCCGATTGACATTGAACTGATTGATGAGGATTATCTGGAAATTACAATTCTTCCAAAGGGATTCGGTTCAGAAAACAACAACGCATTGAAAATGGCATTGCCTGCCGAAGGAATTGAAGGCATCAAGGAATTTGTAGTCGAATCAGTTCTCAAGGCCAAAGGAAAACCATGCCCTCCAACCGTAGTGGGAGTTGGAATTGGCGGAACCTCCGATTTATGCTTAAAACTGGGCAAAAAGGCATTGCTTGGAAAGGTTGGTGAAAGAAATCCTGACCCTGAAATAGCCAAACTGGAACAGGAAATACTTGATGAAATCAACGCATCTGGAATTGGTCCGATGGGTCTTGGCGGAAAAACAACAACATTGGATGTGAAAATCCTGAAGGCACACACCCATACCGCAGGATTGCCGATTGGCGTTTGCATACAATGCTGGGCCGATAGGCATGCAACAACAAAAATATATGATGATTAG
- a CDS encoding PhoU domain-containing protein has protein sequence MSKRDKTLKEILDLILYENPSTQDEIAERLGITRRYVTQLLQPLVKDGTIKRAYMIDLKNYEEIVESVGDYSNTRNTTGNVLINDMLANMAKHVHSQLETSFEAIVEYDKDMASKALEMDYATNNMVEKIRTSVETIVSINYNSEISKSLLYNEIAYDLERIGDYCGHIAKFVINDVYEVDENILKKLKKMYKTAQAMIRLAMKAFIEGKTELKDDLTELEETIHIMQSKAINLIATQMAESSFDEKERSNYFIYLFRVIKAFKRIGDISVEMMDVAVEFHDNIPRPTTPRSFR, from the coding sequence ATGAGTAAAAGAGACAAGACATTGAAGGAGATTTTGGACCTTATTTTATATGAGAACCCTTCAACACAGGATGAGATTGCCGAAAGGTTGGGAATCACCCGAAGATATGTTACTCAGCTTTTACAGCCCCTTGTTAAGGACGGCACCATCAAAAGAGCCTACATGATAGATTTGAAAAACTATGAGGAAATCGTTGAGTCCGTTGGGGATTACTCAAACACCAGAAACACCACCGGAAACGTATTGATAAACGACATGTTGGCAAACATGGCAAAGCATGTTCACTCACAGCTTGAAACTTCATTTGAGGCAATTGTTGAATATGACAAGGATATGGCCAGCAAGGCGTTGGAAATGGATTACGCCACAAACAACATGGTTGAAAAGATAAGGACCTCAGTGGAGACAATTGTCAGCATCAATTACAATTCAGAAATCTCAAAATCACTTCTTTACAATGAAATCGCCTATGATTTGGAGCGTATCGGGGACTATTGCGGCCACATCGCCAAATTCGTCATCAACGACGTTTATGAGGTCGACGAAAACATCTTGAAAAAATTGAAGAAAATGTATAAGACAGCCCAAGCCATGATTCGTCTGGCAATGAAAGCGTTCATCGAAGGGAAAACCGAGCTTAAGGATGACTTGACAGAACTTGAGGAGACAATCCATATCATGCAGTCCAAGGCCATTAACTTGATTGCAACCCAGATGGCAGAAAGCTCTTTCGATGAAAAGGAACGTTCAAACTATTTCATTTACTTGTTCAGGGTTATCAAGGCGTTCAAAAGAATAGGTGACATTTCCGTTGAGATGATGGATGTTGCTGTCGAATTCCATGATAACATTCCACGACCTACAACTCCAAGGTCTTTCAGATAA